One region of Ardenticatenales bacterium genomic DNA includes:
- a CDS encoding PQQ-binding-like beta-propeller repeat protein: MFKQKVTILGLKGKWLLVLGILLPAFLLIAGILLNTLYLRLNPPWELAVARHDISAPAAGLSLLWSRDDVYMVRSEAGIELFSDGRDLYFLGSTSPHRPETIVKLDGATGDVLWGDRTRFFLLPPPNLLAGSDGRVYVGYEGFQRLDPEVDQRLGAGRVTAYDARDGHSLWTQTIPGAREIITMNLDGPALSVNGSTSDRYFLLDQVTGAVLSTEIKEVGIGYTLFTRENWRYTRDTARSLRVTDLRTGERLWGRAFPLDCLYQPPFAAGQVMLVRTGDGRQSGLLYGLDVADGGVLWQYETARTVASNVAYNGDLAYFLNARAELVAVDAVTGAVREVMGFMPASLADAANRSFQVAAAGDLVFVYFGDSRQLFAFRVVN; this comes from the coding sequence ATGTTTAAGCAAAAGGTAACGATTTTGGGGCTAAAAGGCAAATGGTTGTTGGTTTTGGGGATATTGTTGCCGGCATTTTTGCTGATTGCCGGCATTCTTCTCAACACCCTGTACCTTCGCCTGAATCCGCCCTGGGAGTTGGCCGTAGCCCGGCACGACATCAGCGCCCCCGCCGCCGGCCTCTCCCTGCTCTGGTCGCGCGACGACGTGTACATGGTGCGCAGCGAGGCCGGCATCGAACTGTTCAGCGACGGGCGGGACCTGTACTTCCTGGGCAGCACCAGCCCCCACCGTCCGGAGACCATCGTCAAGCTAGATGGTGCGACGGGCGACGTGCTGTGGGGCGACCGCACGCGCTTCTTCTTGCTGCCGCCGCCCAACCTGCTTGCCGGCAGCGACGGGCGCGTCTACGTGGGTTACGAGGGCTTCCAGCGGTTGGACCCGGAGGTAGACCAGCGTCTGGGCGCCGGGCGCGTGACGGCGTATGATGCGCGGGATGGTCATTCCTTGTGGACGCAGACCATCCCCGGAGCCAGGGAGATCATCACCATGAACCTGGATGGTCCGGCCTTGAGCGTCAATGGCTCCACGTCGGACCGTTATTTTTTGTTGGATCAGGTCACGGGGGCCGTGCTGAGTACGGAGATCAAGGAAGTGGGCATTGGCTATACGCTGTTCACGCGGGAAAACTGGCGTTATACGCGGGATACGGCGCGATCATTGCGGGTGACGGACCTGCGCACGGGGGAGCGCCTGTGGGGGCGGGCGTTCCCGCTCGATTGTCTCTATCAACCGCCGTTTGCCGCCGGGCAGGTGATGTTGGTGCGTACGGGGGACGGGCGGCAGAGTGGGCTGCTATATGGACTGGATGTGGCGGATGGCGGGGTGCTGTGGCAGTATGAAACGGCGCGCACGGTTGCCAGCAACGTGGCGTACAACGGCGATCTGGCGTATTTCCTGAATGCGCGGGCGGAGCTGGTGGCGGTGGATGCGGTGACGGGGGCGGTGCGGGAGGTGATGGGATTTATGCCGGCATCTCTCGCCGACGCCGCCAATCGCAGTTTTCAAGTCGCCGCCGCCGGGGACCTGGTATTCGTCTACTTCGGCGATAGTCGCCAGTTGTTCGCCTTTCGTGTAGTCAACTAA
- a CDS encoding nucleotidyltransferase domain-containing protein — MAIQQEQIERTIEIARAFGVSRLILFGSAATDPRQARDLDLACDGVAGWQLYILGARLEEELQIPLDLIPLSPPNRLTRLIEREGKVLI, encoded by the coding sequence ATGGCTATCCAACAAGAGCAAATTGAGCGGACAATTGAAATCGCCCGCGCATTTGGCGTGAGTCGCCTCATTCTGTTCGGCAGCGCCGCGACTGACCCGCGACAGGCACGGGACCTTGACCTGGCTTGCGATGGGGTGGCCGGCTGGCAGCTGTACATTTTAGGGGCGCGCCTGGAGGAAGAATTACAGATACCGCTCGATCTGATCCCGTTAAGCCCACCCAACCGACTGACGCGACTCATTGAAAGAGAAGGTAAAGTACTGATATGA